One segment of Physeter macrocephalus isolate SW-GA chromosome 3, ASM283717v5, whole genome shotgun sequence DNA contains the following:
- the TMEM51 gene encoding transmembrane protein 51, with product MMAQSKANGSHYALTAIGLGMLVLGVIMAMWNLVPGFSATEKPTAQGNKTEIGSSILKSKTFSVAYVLVGAGVTLLLLSICLSIRDKRKQRRGEELAHIQHPGVEPQAHEEDSQEEEEASSRYYVPSYEEVMSTNYSEVREPDQNPRMSISLPSYESLTGLDETSPTTTRADVETGPGNPPDRQNSKLAKRLKPLKVRRIKSEKLHLKDFRINLPDKNVPPPSIEPLTPPPQYDEVQEKAPNSRPPD from the exons ATGATGGCCCAGTCCAAGGCCAACGGCTCGCACTACGCGCTGACTGCCATTGGCCTGGGGATGCTGGTCCTTGGGGTCATCATGGCCATGTGGAACCTGGTCCCCGGGTTCAGCGCTACCGAGAAGCCAACCGCTCAGGGGAACAAGACGGAGATAGGGAGCAGCATTCTCAAGAGCAAGACCTTCTCTGTAGCCTATGTGCTGGTCGGGGCCGGGGTGACGCTGTTGCTTCTCTCCATCTGCCTGAGTATCCGTGACAAGAGGAAGCAGCGGCGCGGTGAGGAGCTGGCGCACATCCAGCACCCGGGGGTCGAGCCTCAGGCCCACGAGGAAGACAG ccaagaggaggaggaggcctccTCAAGGTACTATGTCCCCAGCTATGAGGAAGTAATGAGCACAAACTACTCAGAAGTGAGGGAACCGGACCAGAACCCCAGGATGagcatctctctcccttcctacGAGTCCTTGACGGGGCTGGATGAGACAAGCCCCACCACAACCAGGGCTGACGTGGAGACCGGCCCGGGGAACCCCCCCGACAGGCAGAACTCCAAGTTGGCCAAACGCCTGAAGCCGCTGAAAGTTCGAAGGATAAAATCCGAAAAGCTTCACCTCAAAGACTTTAGGATCAACCTGCCAGACAAAAATGTGCCTCCTCCGTCCATCGAGCCTCTGACTCCCCCGCCACAGTATGATGAAGTCCAAGAGAAGGCCCCCAACTCCCGGCCCCCGGACTGA